The DNA region CACGTCGATCGCTGCGCCGACGCCGCGACGGCGCCCGCGGCGATCGCCGCCTGCGCCGACGAGCTGCGCGCGCTGGCCGACGCCGCGATCCCGCGCATGGTCGCGCGCGGCGGCGGGGCCCGGGCGGTGCGGGCCCGGGTGCTCGACGCCGCCGAGGGCGCGGTCGTGGTCGAGCTCGACGTCGACGTCGGCGACGCGATGGGCGCGAACCTGGTCGACAGCGTGGCCGAGGCGGTGGCGCCGCGGATCGAGGACGCGCTCGGGGGCCACGCGCTCCTGCGCATCCTGACCAACCTGGCGCTGGGCCGCCGGGCCCGGGCCCGCTGCGCGATCGCCGACGACGCGGTCGGTGGCGCCGCGATCGCCGACGGCATCGCCCGCGCCAGCCGGTTCGCCGAGCTCGACGTCGGGCGCGCGGTCACCCACAACAAGGGCACGATGAACGGCATCGACGCCGCCGCGGTGGCGCTGGGCCAGGACTGGCGCGCGCTCGAGGCCGGCGCCCACGGCTTCGCCGCGCTCGGCGGCGGCTACCGGCCGCTGGCCACGTGGCGCCGGACCGCGACCGGCCTGGTCGGCGCGATCGAGCTGCCGCTGGCGCTCGGCATCGTCGGCGGCGGCACCAACGCGCCGGGCGTCCGGGCCGCGCTCGAGCTGTGCGGCGTCGCCTCGGCCCGCGAGCTGGCCGTGGTCCTGGCCGCGGTCGGCCTCGCCTCCAACCTCGCGGCGCTGCGCGCGCTCGCCAGCGAGGGCATCCAGCGCGGCCACATGCGGCTGCACGCGCGTCGACTCGCCGGAGGCGCCCCATGACCGAGACCGCCCTCACCCCGCCCACGCCCGCCGCGCCCCGCCCCGGCTCGGGCCAGATGTTCGATCGCATCGCGCGCCGCTACGACCTGCTCAACCGGATGATGTCGTTCGGCGTCGACAAGCGCTGGCGCAAGCGCACGGTCGCGGCGCTGGCGCTGCCGGCCACCGCCAGCCGCGTCCTCGACGTCGCCACCGGCACCGGTGACCTCGCGATCGACATCGCCCGGCGCCACCCGCAGGCCGAGGTGATCGGCGTCGATCCGTCGGCCAACATGATCGCGGTCGGCGCCGGCAAGGTCGCGCGCTTCGACGGCCGGGTCGAGCTGACGCTGGGCGACGCCCAGGCGCTCGCGTTCGACGACGCCAGCTTCGACGCGGTCACGATCGCGTTCGGCATCCGCAACGTGCCCGACCGCGCGCTCGGGCTGCGCGAGATGGCGCGGGTGTGCAAGCCCGGCGGCCGGGTCGCGATCCTCGAGCTGGGCGAGCCGCGCAAGGGCGTGATGGCGCCGCTGGCGCGGTTCCACATCCGCCAGGTGGTGCCGCGGGTCGGCGCGCTCCTGTCGGGCTCGCGCGAGTACCGCTACCTGCAGACGTCGATCGCCGCGTTCCCGCCGCCCGACGAGTTCGCGGCGATGATGACCGAGGCCGGCCTCGACGTGCTCGAGGTCGTGCCGCTGACCTTCGGCGTGTGCAACCTGTACGTCGGCACGCCCACCCGAGGCGCGGCGTGACCACCGCCGCGCCCGCCGAGCGCACCCGCGCCGACGCGCCGCTGGCGCCGCCGGTGGCCGCGGAGCTCGAGCGCGCCCTCGACCGCGCCGCCCGCGTCGACGCCCGGGCGCTGGTCCGGATCGCGCTGCCGGCGCCGCTGGCCAGCCCGGCCGCGCTGGTGCGCGCCGGCGACGACGCGGTGGTGTGGGAGGCGCGCGACGGCGGCACCGCGTGGGCCGGCGTCGGCGCGGCCGCGACCGTGGTCGCGCGCGGCCCCGACCGCTTCGCCGAGATCGCCGCGCGCGCGGCCGCGGTGACCACCCACGTCGAGGCGCTCGGCGACGCGCCGGCGCCGCGCTGGTTCGGCGGCTTCGCGTTCGCGCCCGGCAGCGCCGACCCGCCGACCTGGGCCGGGTTCGGCGACGCCAGCTTCACGCTGCCGCGCTGGACCTACCTGCGCGACGGCGACGCCGCCCAGCTGGTGCTGACGCTGGCGCCGGGCGCGCGCGCCGATCGGGCCGCGCTCCACGCCGAGCTGGCGCAGGTCCTGGCGGCGCTGGCGGCGCCGATCGGCCCGGCGCTCGCCGCGGTCGTGGCCCAGCACGATCTGCCGACCGCGCGCTGGCTCGCCGAGATCGAGCGCATCCGCGCGGCGATCACCACCGGCGAGCTGCGCAAGGTCGTGGCCGCGCGGGCGCGCGTGGTCGAGCTGGCCCGCGCGATCGACGCGGCCGCGGTCGTGGCCGAGCTCGGGCGACGCCAGCCGGCGTGCACGCGCTTCGCGATCGGCCGCGCCGGCGCCGCGTTCGTCGGCGCCAGCCCCGAGCGGCTGATCCGCAAGCGCGGGCGCGCGATCGACAGCGAGGCCCTGGCCGGCTCGTGCGCGCGCGCTGGCGACGACGCCGCGGCGGCGGCCGGGCTCCTGGCCAGCGCCAAGGATCGCGGCGAGCACGCGTGGGTGGTCGAGGCGATCGAGGCGGCGCTGGCGCCGCGGTGCCGCGCGCTGACGGTGCCGGCCGAGCCGGCGGTGCGGACGCTGCGCCAGATCTTGCACCTGCACACGCCGATCGTCGGCGAGCTCGACCGCGATCGTCACGTGCTCGAGCTGGTCGCCGCGCTGCACCCGACCCCCGCGGTCGGCGGCACGCCCACCGCCGACGCGCTCGCGTGGATCGCCGCGCACGAGCCCAGCGCCCGGGGCTGGTACGCCGCGCCGGTCGGCTGGTTCGACGGCGCCGGCGACGGCGAGTTCGCGGTGGCGATCCGCTCGGGCCTGCTGGCCGGCACGACCGCGACCCTGTTCGCCGGCGCCGGCATCGTCGCCGCGTCGGACCCGGACGCCGAGCTGGCCGAGACCGAGCTCAAGCTGCGGGCGCTGTCGGGCGCGCTCGGCCTCGAGGACGGCCGGTGACCTCCGCGGCGATCCAGACCGCCTGGGCCGACCTCGTGCTCGGCACGCTGGTCGACGCCGGCGTGGCCGAGCTGGTCCTGTCGCCGGGCTCGCGCTCGACGCCGCTGGCGCTGGCCGCGGCCCGGCTCCCGGGCCTGCGCCGGCGGGTGATCGTCGACGAGCGCAGCGCCGGCTTCTTCGCGCTCGGCGCCGCCCGCGCCAGCGGCCGCCCGGTCGCGCTGGTGTGCACGTCGGGCACCGCGGTCGCGCACTACGCCCCGGCGGTGATCGAGGCCGCGCTCGCGGGCGTGCCGCTGATCGTGCTGTCGGCCGACCGCCCGACCGAGCTGCACGGCGCCGGCGCGGCCCAGACGATCGATCAGCAGCGCCTGTTCGGCAGCTTCGCGCGCCGGTTCGACGACCTCGGCGCGCCCGACGGCAGCCCGCTCGCGCTGGCGGCGGTGCGGCGCAAGCTGGCCCAGGCGGTCGCGTGCGCGCGCGGCCCGGCGCCGGGCCCGGTCCACGTCAACGTGCCGCTGCGCAAGCCGCTCGAGCCGGCCGCGCCTCAGACCGCGGCCGAGCACGGCGCCGTGGTCGAGGTCGCGCGCCTGCGGACCCTGCCGCTGCCGATCGCCGCGCCGCCGCAGCTCCGCGTCGCCGACGCCGCCGTGGCGGACGCCGCCCGGCTGGCCGCGACCCCGCGCGGGATCATCGCCGCCACCGCCGCCGCGGTCGATCGCGCCGCCGATCGCGCGGCGATCGTCGCGCTGGCCGCGCGCACCGGCTACCCGATCCTCGCCGAGGCCGGCAGCCAGCTCCGGTTCGGGCCGCGCGCCGGCGCCGCGGTCATCGTCGACCACTTCCCGCTCCTGGCCGCCAGCGCCGAGGTCGGCGCGCTGACGCCGACCTTGATCATCCAGATCGGCGGCGAGCCGATCGCGATGGCGTGGCCCAGGCTCGCGGCCGAGGCCGATCGGATCATCGTCGCCGACCACGGCTGGCCCGACGGTGACTCGACGGCCACGGCGCTGCTGATCGGCGACGTCGGCGACACCGTCGCGCGGCTGACCGCGCTGGCGCCGGCCCACGGCGGCGCCTGGGCCGCGACCTGGCGCGCCGCCGACCAGCGGGCCGCGGCGGCGGTGGCCGCGGCGCGGGCGTGGCCGGGGCCGTGGACCGAGGCCGAGGTGATCGCGCGGGTCGTGGCCGGGCTCGCCGACGGCGCCCAGCTCGTCGTCGGCAACTCGCTGCCGATCCGGGTGATCGACGAGGTCGCGACCTCGTCCGCCGACGTCGCGGTCCTGACCCAGCGCGGCGCGGCCGGCATCGACGGGCTGCTCGCCGGCGCCGCCGGCGCCGCCTGGGCCACCGGCCGCGCGACCACGGTCGTGCTCGGCGACGTGTCGTTCGCGCACGACGTCGGCAGCCTCGCGGTGATCGGCGACCTGCCGGTGACGATCGTCGTCGTCGACAACCGCGGCGGCCACATCTTCGACGATCTGCCCCTGGCCGCGGCCGGCGTGCCCGACGCGACCTACGCCGAGCTGTGGCTGACCGCGCCCGCGCTCGACCCGGTCGCGCTGGCCGCCGGGTTCGGCCTGCCCGCCCAGACGGTCCGGAATCCGGACGACCTGCCGGCGCCGGGCCCGGGCCCGCGCCTGGTCCACGCGCTCGTCGCCGCCGGCGGCGCCCGCGCGGCCCGCGCCCGCGCGCTGGCCCACCTGGCCGCCGCCCCCGCCCACGCTTCGTCGCCACCGCCCCAAGGAGCCACGCCATGACCGCACCCGACACCACCTGGACCCGCGTCGCCGGCTACGAGGACATCAAGTACGAGAAGTCGCCCGAGGGCATCGCCCGCGTGACGATCAACCGGCCCGAGGTCCGCAACGCGTTCCGGCCCCAGACCGTGACCGAGATGATCCGCGCGTTCGACGACGCCCGCGACGACGGCGACGTCGGCGTCGTGATCCTCACCGGCGAGGGCCCCGACGCGTTCTGCTCGGGCGGCGACCAGCGCGTGCGCGGCGCCGGCGGCTACGTCGGCTTCGACGGCGTGCCGCGCCTGAACGTGCTCGACCTGCAGAAGCGCATCCGCAGCCTGCCCAAGCCGGTGATCGCGGCGGTCGCCGGCTACGCGATCGGCGGCGGCCACGTCCTGCACGTCGTGTGCGACCTGACGATCGCCGCTGACAACGCGCGGTTCGGCCAGACCGGGCCCCGGGTCGGCAGCTTCGACGCCGGCTTCGGCAGCTCGTACCTGGCGCGCATCGTCGGCCAGAAGAAGGCGCGCGAGATCTGGTTCCTGTGCCGCCAGTACGACGCCGCCGAGGCGATGCAGATGGGCCTGGTCAACAAGGTCGTGCCGCTCGCCGAGCTGCAGGCCGAGACCCTGGCGTGGTGCCGGCAGATGCTCGAGCTGTCGCCGATGGCGCTGCGGTTCTGCAAGAGCGCGCTCAACGCCGACTGCGACGGCCAGGCCGGGCTCCAGGAGCTGGCCGGCTCGGCGACCTTGCTCTACTACCTGACCGAGGAGGGCAAGGAGGGCAAGGAGGCGTTCCTCGCCAAGCGCAAGCCCAACTTCAAGCGGTTCCGGCGCTACCCGTGACCACGGTGGCGGCGCCGCTGCGCGGGCCCGAGCGCGCGCGCGCGTGGATCGGCGCGGCGCGCCTGCGCACGCTGCCGGCCGCGGTGGCGCCGGTCGCGGTCGGGGTCGGCTGCGCCCACGCCGCCGGCGCGGTCGCGTGGGGCCCGGCGGCCGCCGCGCTCCTCGGCGCGCTGCTGATCCAGATCGCCACCAACTTCGCCAACGACGTGTTCGACGCCGAGCAGGGCGCGGACACGCCCGATCGCAAGGGCCCGGTGCGCGCGGTCGCGGCCGGGCTGATCAGCGCGCGGGCGATGCGCGCGGCGATGATCGCGACCTTCGCGCTCGCGGTCGCGGTCGGCGGCTACCTGACCTCGGTCGCCGGCTGGCCGATCGTCGCGATCGGCGTGGCCTCGATCGCCGCGGGCGTGCTCTACACCGGCGGGCCGTGGCCGCTCGGCTACCACGGCCTCGGCGACGTGTTCGTCATGATCTTCTTCGGCCAGGTCGCGGTCGCCGGCACGACCTACGTCGCGCTCGGCCGCGTCACCGGCCTGGCGCTGGCGCTGTCGGTGCCGGTCGGCGCGCTCGCGACCGCGATCCTGGTGGTCAACAACCTGCGGGATCGCGCGACCGACGTCCGCGTCGGCAAGCGCACGCTCGCGGTGCGCTGGGGCCGCGGCTTCGCGCTGGCCGAGTACCGCGCGCTGCTGGCGCTGGCCCACGCGGTGCCGCTGGCGCTGGCGCTGACCGGTCGACCGCTGCTGGCGGTGGGGCTCGCGACCGCGCCGCTGGCCTGGGTCCGCGCCCGCGCGCTGGCCGCGGCCGAGCCAGGGCCGGTGATGAACACGCTCCTGGCGGCGACCGCGCAGCTCCTGCTGCTGCAGTCGGCGCTGATCACCACGGCGCTGTTCGTGGCGTGATGCGGGCCACGGTCACCACCGTGGCGTGGCCGGTCGCCGCCGTCGGCGCGGCCGCGCGCGGGCGCTGGCCGGTGCGGCGCGCCGCGATCCTGACGCTCACCGACGGCGACGCGCGCGGCTTCGGCGAGGCCGCGCCCTTGCCCGGCTTCGGCGACGACGACCTCGCGGCCGCGACCACGGCGTTGCAGCGCTGGGCCGACGGCGACCGCGCCGCGCCGGCCAGCGCCAGCGCGCGGTTCGCGATCGACACCGCGGTCGCCAGCCTCGCCGCCGCCCGCGCCGGCACGACGCTGGCGCGACACTGGGGCGCCGCTACCGACCCGGCCACGCTGGCCACCGCCGCCGTGGTCGACGACGCCGACGGCGCCCGCGCCGCCGTGGCCGCGGGCGCGCGCGCGCTCAAGGTCAAGCTCGACGGCGCGCGCGATCGCGCCCGGCTGGTCGCGATCCGCGCCGCGGCCCCGACCGTGGCGCTGCGCGCCGACGCCAACCGCGCCTGGCCCCTGGCCGAGGTCGACGCCCGCCTCGCCGACCTGGCCGGGCTGGGGCTGGCGTTCGTCGAGGAGCCGGCCGCCGGGCTCGGCCCGACGCTGCGCGCGCCGCGGCCCGTGCCGATCGCCCTCGACGAGAGCCTGGCCGAGCCCGACCGCGACGCCTGGCTCGACGGTGCGCTGGCCTCGGGCGCGGTCGCCGCGCTGGTGCTCAAGCCGACCGTGCTCGGCGGCGTCGCGCCGGTGCGGGCCCTGGCGGCGCGCGCCCACGCCCGCGGCGTCGCGGCGCTCCTCAGCCACGCGCTCGAGGGTCCGATCGCCTTCGCGGCGGCCCACGCGCTGGCCGCCGCGATCGCGCCCGCGACGATCCACGGCCTCGGCCCGCACCCGGCGCTCGACGCCTGGCGCGCGACCGCCGGCGACGCCGCCGCGCTCGACGCCGCAACCCTGGACGCCGCCGCGCTCGACGCCGCCCTCGCCCGGCTCCGCGTGACGCCGTGACCGCGCTGCTGGCGATCGCCGACGCCGCGCGGGCGACGCCCGACGCGCCGGCGATCATCACCGCCGACGGCGCGATCACCTTCGCGGCGCTGGCCGCCCGGGTCGAGCGGGCCGAGCGCCCCGCCGCCGCGCCCGGGCACGCCGCCGCGATCGTCGCCGACGCCGACGTCGCCACGATCGTGCAGATCGTCGCCGCGCTCGCGCGCCGCCAGCCGCTGGCGCTGATCGCCGCCCGCGCCACGGCCGCCGAGCAGGCCGCGCAGCGCGCGCGCGTGGCCGCGACGCCGGTGCCGGCCGACGCCGCGTTCGTGGTGTTCACCTCGGGCTCGACCGGCCGCCCCAAGGGCGTGGTGCTGTCGCGCGCCGCCGCGGCCGGCGCCGCCGACGCCAGCGCCGCGCACCTGGGCTGGCGCCCCGACGACCGCTGGCTGCTGGCGCTGCCGCTGGCCCACGTCGGCGGCCTGGCGATCGTGGTGCGCTGCCTGCGCGCGCGCCGGCCGATCGTGCTGGCCGCGCCGCGCGACCTCGGCCGCCACCGCGCGACCCTGGCGTCGCTGGTCCCGGCCCAGCTGACCGCGCTCCTCGACGATCCCGCCTGGCGGTCGCCGCCATCGCTGCGCGCGGTGCTGCTCGGTGGCGCGGCCACAGCCCCGGCCCTGGTCGCGCGCGCGCGCGCCCGGGGCGTGCCCGTGCTCACCACCTACGGCATGACCGAGACCTTCGGGCAGGTCGCGACCGGCGACGCGGCCACGCCCGTCGACGCGATCGGCGCGCCGCTGCCGGGCGTGACCGTCGTCGGCGGCACCGTCGCCGCGCCGGCGCCGCTGATCGTGCGCAGCCCCGGGCTCATGACCGGCTACCTCGACGAGCCGGCGCCGGCGCTCGGCGACGGCTTCGTGACCCGCGACCTCGGCCACGTCGCCGACGGGCTGGTGCGGGTGGTCGGGCGCGTCGACGACGTCATCATCACCGGCGGCGAGAACGTCCACCCGGCGACGATCGAGGCCGCGCTGGTCGCGCTGCCCGGGGTCGCGGCCGCGGTCGTCGTCGGCGTGGCCGACGCGCGCTGGGGCGAGGTGATCGCCGCGGCGATCGCCCCCGGCCCTGGCTTCGACCCGGCGATCGTCGACGCCGCGATCGCGACCTGGCCCGCGCACCACCGCCCCCGGCGGCTGGCGCTCCTCGCCGAGCTGCCCCGCACCGCCAGCGACAAGATCGATCGCCAGGCGGTCGCGCGCTACTTGCGCGACCGCGGCGCCCAGCTGGGCTCATCGGCGCGCACGCCGAACGCCGCGCGGTAGCTGCGGCCGTAGCGCAGCGCCCAGCTCGGCGAGCGGCCGCCGTGGCCGTCGGTGCGCGCGGTGACCGCGACGCTGTGGCAGCGCCCGCGCGCGATCACCGGCGGCACGATCACGTCGCCGTCGCGCGGCACGGTCACGAGCACGTCGACGTGCTCGTGGGTCAACACCAGGCGCACCTGGTAGCGCCCGGCGGCCAACCCGACCATGCGGTAGCCACCGTCGGCCAGCGGGCTCGCGACCGCCGCCGTCAGGTTGCGGGTGCAGTAGGTCGGGTGGCCGTCCTCGCCCAGGACCGGGACCACCACCGCCGCGCCGCCCCGGGTCGCGTGCTCGTCCGCCGAGGCCGCGCCGACGCCCAGCCCCGCGACCGCGATCATTGCCAGCATGTGCCGCATGAGCCCATCGTCGCCGTGTCCCGGCCCGCCGACCAGCGCACCGGGCTAACACGCGATCCGCGGCTGTCACCCGCGGTCGCAGGTGCTGTCGCACACCCCGCACCCGCCCCGGCTCGTGTACGATGGCCGCGATGACGGTCCGCTGGCTCGACGAACCCGCCCAGCGCGCGTTCGCCCAGGCCGTCCAGGCGATCGAGGACGAGTCGGCGGCCGAGGTGGTCGTGGCGGTCCGTCGCGCCGCCCGCCGCTGGCCCCACGTCCCGATGATCGCCGGCATCGTCGGGGCCTGGGCCGCGCTCGCGTTCATGCTGTTCAGCGATCACGCGTTCGCGCTGGCGTCGATCCTGATCGATCCGCTGGTGGCCGGCGCCCTGGTCGGCGCCGCCGCGACCCTGGCGCCGTGGCTGGTCCGGGCGCTGACCCCGGCCGCCGTCCGCCGCCACGCGGTCGACACCGCGGCCCGGGCCGCGTTCGTCGAGCGCGGCGTCCACCACACCCGCGGGCGCACGGGCGTGCTGGTCTACTGCGCGCTGACCGAGCGCATGGCGGCGCTCGTGTGCGACGTCGGCGTCGGCGCCGCGGTGTCGGCCGACACCCTGGCCGGCCACGCCCGCGCGATCGAGCGGGCCATCCCCGCGGGCGGCGCCGCCACCGCCGCCGCGGTCACCGCCATGGGCCCGGCGCTGGCCGCCGCGCTGCCGCGCGCCCACGACGACGTCAACGAGCTGCCCGACGCGGTCGATCACGACCTCGACCGGAGGCCGCGCTCGTGACCCGACGCGCCCGCACGATCGCCGCGCTCGCGCTGCTCGCCGCGATCGCGATCCCGGCGGTGGCCTGGGCCCGCCCCGGCGGCGGCAACAGCTACTCCGGCGGCGGCGGCCACGGCGGCGGCGGCGGCGGCGGTGGCGGCGACGGTGGCGCGATCTTCGAGCTGATCTTCCAGCTCATCCGGCTGTGCGTCTACTACCCGCAGGTCGGGGTCCCGCTCCTGGTGATCGTCATCGGGTTCATCGCCTACGGCTCCTGGGTCAAGCACAAGAACAAGGACTGGGACAGCGGGCCGCCGGTCGCGCTCGAGGACTCGGTGACGTCGATCGACGCGATCACCCGGGTCGATCCCGACTTCTCGCTGGTGCTGTTCGAGGACTTCGTGTTCCGGCTCTACGCGACCGCGCACGGGCTGCGCGGCCAGCCGGCCCGGCTCGACGAGCTGGCCCCGTACATGTCCGTCGGCGCCCGGGCCGCGCTCGCCAGCCGGCCGCCCACCGGCCAGCCGGTCACCGGCGTGGTCATCGGCGCGATGCGCACCGTCCGGGTCAGCGTGCCGTCGGCGGACGAGATCGAGGAGCACGAGGGCGACGACGGCGGCGGCGCCGCGGTCACGGTCGGCCTCGAGTTCGAGGCCAACTACTCGGTCGGCACCGGCAAGGGCAGCAAGCGGTTCGCGGTCGAGCGCTGGGTGCTGCGCCGCGCGGTCACCGCCCACACGCGGCCACCGTCGGCGGTCCGCAGCTTCCCGTGCCCCAACTGCGGCGCGCCGTGGCAGACCGCCGACGCCGCCGGCACCCAGCGGTGCCCGTCGTGCAGCGAGGTCGTCGACAACGGCCGCTTCGACTGGCAGGTCGTCGACATCGGCCTGCGCCACGAGCGCAACAACCTGCCGAGCCTGGCCGAGAACGTCGAGGAGCGCGGGACCTCGCTGCCGACCTACCGCGACGATCACCTCGATCAGCGCTGGCTGGCGCTGACCGCCGACGACCCCCAGATCGCCGAGGCGTCGCTGATCGCGCGGCTGCACTACGTCTACCAGGTGGTCAACGCCGCCTGGACGGCCAACGACCTCGGCCCGGCGCGGGCGGTCGTGTCGGACGGCCTCGCCGACTACCTGCAGTACTGGCTCGACGCCTACAAGGCCCAGGGCCTGCGCAACGTCCTCGAGGGCATGCGCATCACCCACCAGGTGCCGGCCAAGCTGATCCGCGACAAGTACTACGACGCGATCACGATCCGCATCTGGGGCACCGGCAAGGACTACGTGATCCGCACGGCCGACGGCAGCCACGTCAGCGGCAACCGCAG from Myxococcales bacterium includes:
- a CDS encoding AMP-binding protein, which encodes MTALLAIADAARATPDAPAIITADGAITFAALAARVERAERPAAAPGHAAAIVADADVATIVQIVAALARRQPLALIAARATAAEQAAQRARVAATPVPADAAFVVFTSGSTGRPKGVVLSRAAAAGAADASAAHLGWRPDDRWLLALPLAHVGGLAIVVRCLRARRPIVLAAPRDLGRHRATLASLVPAQLTALLDDPAWRSPPSLRAVLLGGAATAPALVARARARGVPVLTTYGMTETFGQVATGDAATPVDAIGAPLPGVTVVGGTVAAPAPLIVRSPGLMTGYLDEPAPALGDGFVTRDLGHVADGLVRVVGRVDDVIITGGENVHPATIEAALVALPGVAAAVVVGVADARWGEVIAAAIAPGPGFDPAIVDAAIATWPAHHRPRRLALLAELPRTASDKIDRQAVARYLRDRGAQLGSSARTPNAAR
- the ubiE gene encoding bifunctional demethylmenaquinone methyltransferase/2-methoxy-6-polyprenyl-1,4-benzoquinol methylase UbiE, which codes for MTETALTPPTPAAPRPGSGQMFDRIARRYDLLNRMMSFGVDKRWRKRTVAALALPATASRVLDVATGTGDLAIDIARRHPQAEVIGVDPSANMIAVGAGKVARFDGRVELTLGDAQALAFDDASFDAVTIAFGIRNVPDRALGLREMARVCKPGGRVAILELGEPRKGVMAPLARFHIRQVVPRVGALLSGSREYRYLQTSIAAFPPPDEFAAMMTEAGLDVLEVVPLTFGVCNLYVGTPTRGAA
- the menD gene encoding 2-succinyl-5-enolpyruvyl-6-hydroxy-3-cyclohexene-1-carboxylic-acid synthase, yielding MTSAAIQTAWADLVLGTLVDAGVAELVLSPGSRSTPLALAAARLPGLRRRVIVDERSAGFFALGAARASGRPVALVCTSGTAVAHYAPAVIEAALAGVPLIVLSADRPTELHGAGAAQTIDQQRLFGSFARRFDDLGAPDGSPLALAAVRRKLAQAVACARGPAPGPVHVNVPLRKPLEPAAPQTAAEHGAVVEVARLRTLPLPIAAPPQLRVADAAVADAARLAATPRGIIAATAAAVDRAADRAAIVALAARTGYPILAEAGSQLRFGPRAGAAVIVDHFPLLAASAEVGALTPTLIIQIGGEPIAMAWPRLAAEADRIIVADHGWPDGDSTATALLIGDVGDTVARLTALAPAHGGAWAATWRAADQRAAAAVAAARAWPGPWTEAEVIARVVAGLADGAQLVVGNSLPIRVIDEVATSSADVAVLTQRGAAGIDGLLAGAAGAAWATGRATTVVLGDVSFAHDVGSLAVIGDLPVTIVVVDNRGGHIFDDLPLAAAGVPDATYAELWLTAPALDPVALAAGFGLPAQTVRNPDDLPAPGPGPRLVHALVAAGGARAARARALAHLAAAPAHASSPPPQGATP
- the menB gene encoding 1,4-dihydroxy-2-naphthoyl-CoA synthase, with amino-acid sequence MTAPDTTWTRVAGYEDIKYEKSPEGIARVTINRPEVRNAFRPQTVTEMIRAFDDARDDGDVGVVILTGEGPDAFCSGGDQRVRGAGGYVGFDGVPRLNVLDLQKRIRSLPKPVIAAVAGYAIGGGHVLHVVCDLTIAADNARFGQTGPRVGSFDAGFGSSYLARIVGQKKAREIWFLCRQYDAAEAMQMGLVNKVVPLAELQAETLAWCRQMLELSPMALRFCKSALNADCDGQAGLQELAGSATLLYYLTEEGKEGKEAFLAKRKPNFKRFRRYP
- a CDS encoding hydroxymethylglutaryl-CoA reductase, degradative; protein product: MRPSSRIAGFYARPLAERLAHAQRAVSASAASWLGAGGGLDLATADRMSENVIATAGLPLALALNLRVNQVDYLVPMAVEEPSVVAAASAAARLVRLGGGFVGDADPSIMTAQIHVDRCADAATAPAAIAACADELRALADAAIPRMVARGGGARAVRARVLDAAEGAVVVELDVDVGDAMGANLVDSVAEAVAPRIEDALGGHALLRILTNLALGRRARARCAIADDAVGGAAIADGIARASRFAELDVGRAVTHNKGTMNGIDAAAVALGQDWRALEAGAHGFAALGGGYRPLATWRRTATGLVGAIELPLALGIVGGGTNAPGVRAALELCGVASARELAVVLAAVGLASNLAALRALASEGIQRGHMRLHARRLAGGAP
- a CDS encoding isochorismate synthase, giving the protein MTTAAPAERTRADAPLAPPVAAELERALDRAARVDARALVRIALPAPLASPAALVRAGDDAVVWEARDGGTAWAGVGAAATVVARGPDRFAEIAARAAAVTTHVEALGDAPAPRWFGGFAFAPGSADPPTWAGFGDASFTLPRWTYLRDGDAAQLVLTLAPGARADRAALHAELAQVLAALAAPIGPALAAVVAQHDLPTARWLAEIERIRAAITTGELRKVVAARARVVELARAIDAAAVVAELGRRQPACTRFAIGRAGAAFVGASPERLIRKRGRAIDSEALAGSCARAGDDAAAAAGLLASAKDRGEHAWVVEAIEAALAPRCRALTVPAEPAVRTLRQILHLHTPIVGELDRDRHVLELVAALHPTPAVGGTPTADALAWIAAHEPSARGWYAAPVGWFDGAGDGEFAVAIRSGLLAGTTATLFAGAGIVAASDPDAELAETELKLRALSGALGLEDGR
- a CDS encoding 1,4-dihydroxy-2-naphthoate polyprenyltransferase encodes the protein MRGPERARAWIGAARLRTLPAAVAPVAVGVGCAHAAGAVAWGPAAAALLGALLIQIATNFANDVFDAEQGADTPDRKGPVRAVAAGLISARAMRAAMIATFALAVAVGGYLTSVAGWPIVAIGVASIAAGVLYTGGPWPLGYHGLGDVFVMIFFGQVAVAGTTYVALGRVTGLALALSVPVGALATAILVVNNLRDRATDVRVGKRTLAVRWGRGFALAEYRALLALAHAVPLALALTGRPLLAVGLATAPLAWVRARALAAAEPGPVMNTLLAATAQLLLLQSALITTALFVA
- a CDS encoding TIM44-like domain-containing protein, encoding MTRRARTIAALALLAAIAIPAVAWARPGGGNSYSGGGGHGGGGGGGGGDGGAIFELIFQLIRLCVYYPQVGVPLLVIVIGFIAYGSWVKHKNKDWDSGPPVALEDSVTSIDAITRVDPDFSLVLFEDFVFRLYATAHGLRGQPARLDELAPYMSVGARAALASRPPTGQPVTGVVIGAMRTVRVSVPSADEIEEHEGDDGGGAAVTVGLEFEANYSVGTGKGSKRFAVERWVLRRAVTAHTRPPSAVRSFPCPNCGAPWQTADAAGTQRCPSCSEVVDNGRFDWQVVDIGLRHERNNLPSLAENVEERGTSLPTYRDDHLDQRWLALTADDPQIAEASLIARLHYVYQVVNAAWTANDLGPARAVVSDGLADYLQYWLDAYKAQGLRNVLEGMRITHQVPAKLIRDKYYDAITIRIWGTGKDYVIRTADGSHVSGNRSRERKYSEYWTLIRSANRHGPTRADGACSNCGAPLTVTQTGACAHCGTHVTAGEFDWVLSKIEQDDSYRG